The genome window TGGCATTGTCTGCTGGCATTTTACAAGCTCATGCAGCTGCCTGCATGCGGCGCCGTCTCTTCAGATGCCCTGACTTTCCTGCCACGTCCCTGCCCGCCTGGAATATCTGCCCCATTTGGAGACAGAGACGAAATACCCCACAACATCCGAGAGTCCATGATGCGAATTATTCAAATAGCTCGCGCCGCCTTTGGAGCGGTCTGCATGCGGGCCCATACACAGCTCGACGACTTTGGCATACAAATTAGATGCAGCGATAATCGACTATTCAGGTTGACTGCCTCAGCTCCCTGAATCACCTCAccacccatccatccatccaaccACATCACCCACATCCATCCCATTCCATACAaaatccacacacacactgcctGCAAAAGCTTACCTGTCACGGGTTTTTGCTCTTGAGCGCctttaaagtgaatttttcaGTCCCAAATAATCCCTTCTTTGATATGTTTTGCCGGTGCAGCTGCAAGAGAGCAATTTTCCGGATAgattttagttatttttttttttttttggcgaaaTAAATTTTCAGTGACATAAATTCAACATGAAATTAATGCTAATCCTGCTGAAGCAAAAGCAGAAAATGTCGCAGACAGCAAACACGCacaaaaataaagacaaatgCAACTAAAATGAAAGCAGGTTTATACGATTAGATTTGGCATGGTACATGGAAATAGATATGTTGTGAAATGTGAGCAAAAATTGGTTGTTTCTTAGAATTAACAATATTCTTTAATTGATTTCAAGCATTCCAACAACGATTCTTGCTAGTTACTAACTTACCATAAAGGTAAAGGTGTTTATCGATTAAAGTAATATAATAGTTGAATATATTCAGTCCATTTATCGTTAAAAATAATAGCTTTAGGGCAAATATATGAATTAACCTGAGATATGATTTTTGCAATATTGCCACCGCATAAACCTGGTTAAGGAAAATGTCCTTTTGATTCCGTGTCTAGACCGAGGATAAGTTTTCTATGCTAAATGCTGCCATACGGAAAGAGAATGGAAAAGAGCGCAAAAGGACGACGGCTGAGCGGAAACTTCTGCAGCGCCATAAAAAGTCGCACAGAAATCAAAAATCAAGAGTGGAAACTTGCGGGCCAACCCCAGGAAAATACAGCCACCCACTGAAAACCACCCAGCCACCCGGGCAGCAGTGCAAGCACCACCCCGCATTCACCACCCACCGTTTGGGGGTGGCCCGCTGGCTTGGCTATTTGCCTTCTgggaaggacgaaggacgcaGGAGCAGAAGGACGATGCGCGGAGCGTATCGCGTCTGGATCAGAAATTGCAGACGAGCCTAATGGGATAAACTACGtggagcacacacacacacacagctggGTCCAGAATAATACAATATCTGTATCATGCGGAAAATCATATTCAAAACCAATAAATCTGGCTCGGCATATTAGTTTGATAGCTATAAGTCAAATAAGTAAATGTCTGTGAATGTTTAATTTCTATATGGGAAAttgttaatattaaaaatagcTGTTAAGATTATCATACATCAATTAAGTCTTTGTTTATCTTTAAGAGCAATTACATACAATAACAGTATCTTTGACATTCCTTTGacatttgcaaataaaatctTAAAGGATATTTGCAGGCCTTATAGGTTAGTATTCTCTTAATTACTTATTCATATGCGTATAGAAATCTGTAAGCGATATTAATATTTCTACCGCATCTGTACACCAGACGTCGTGTGACAAATTTGATGATGGCACTAGTGAGGAAAATACTGCGCGcataaaaatgcataaatggAAAACAAAGCCGGCAGGAGCTCGGGAAATTGTAGTGTGTGGTGTAcgaaatttgcatttccacTTCATCGAAATTCGATGACTCGAAAtacccccacacacacacaggcacagatacacacacacgcggaCATCGGTAGAGCCACCCACACATTGACAACCAGACAGGCGCCAACTGGAGGGTGGAAAGCCGGCTTGTTGTGCCGGCGAAAATGCGTAAAATAACGGCAGTTGGAGTGCTTTTCCTGATTTTACTCACCGGCAATTCTTCCGTTTGCGCAGTCTTAAGCTTTGTAACTTTGTTTCAACTACTTGTTTTTCATCACCAACTagtatatttaataatatttcctCTACTTGAGCATTAGTTGCTGCGAAAATTGTAGAACAGCTTTGTGGGtaaacactcacacacaccgACGCAATgtcgcgcacacacacacactgagcTTGTAGTCCCGCTAGAAAAGTGCCGCACTCACGAGCCGCGACGTCACGTCCATACGAATCCGAATTTGAATGGAGAATTCAGTTTGAGCGGTGTGGTGCGACCAGTCTCGTTTACTGCAATTAAAACCATACATTCGCAAAGTAGGTACGGTCACTTTGCAACTGTTAAGTTTTTTCCCTGTTAACCGCACTCATTTTATTTAACAGTACTGTTAAGGAATGTAAATGCTATGTTAGAGAAATAATGTAGCTTAAAATTGTGAATGTTATACTTCATGTTCACCTATGTTATTACTTCAAAGTCTGAAATCTATATAGTAAAAGAAATTTGTTCATATACATTCTGATTATTAGTATTAAGGCAAGTCAACAGATATAAGCTCATATATTGGATGgataaaatgataaaatatcACAAGTTTTAAAACAAGTAGTAAATAAACATTCAAATGAACCACCCTAACATAGCGCCATAGTAGCAGAGTTCCGTGGCTTTGTGCAGCAGCTGAGTACGGTCCCACTATTCCGCAGGATTCAACCGAATCACAAACAAAACGCGCAATTGCCTTTGATCGCAGATAAAGCGCGTATTTTTCCTGCCCAGCGATGACGGAAGTGCCGCCCAAGAAGCGCAACGCCTGCGTCATCGTGCTGGGCGACATTGGACGCAGTCCGCGCATGCAGTACCATGCCCAGAGTCTTCTGGAGGAGAACTACCACGTGGACATGATTGGGTATCTGGAGACGAGGCCGCTGGAGGAACTGACCCAACATCCGCGTTGCCGAATCCACGAGCTAACTGCCGTCCCAGTGACGAACCTAACGCCCAAActgcgcctgctcttcaaggTCTTTTGGCAGACACTCAGTCTGCTGATGGCTCTCATTTCCATTGGCCGTCCCAGCTTCCTACTCGTCCAGAATCCGCCCGGCATTCCCACGCTGATTGTGTGCTATCTGTACTGTGCGGTCACACGGACCAAGCTGGCCATCGATTGGCACAACTACACGTACACAGTGCTGGCATTGGGAATGTCGAAGGGAGAGCAGAGTCCTCTAATTCGATTGGTTAGGCGACTGGAGCGATACTTCGGCTCCAAGGCACACACCCACTTCTGTGTGACGCGGGCCATGCAGGAGGATCTGCAGCAAAACTGGGGCATTGGGCAAGTCCTCATCACATCCATTTAAACGATGTAAATAACTAAACCATGACTCATATTTCAGGCCTGTCAAAGTTCTGTATGATCGTGCGCCCGCGCAATTCCATCCCATCGACTTGACTCACAAGCACGAGCTGTACCTGAAGCTGGCCAAAGACTATCCACAGTTCCAGGCCAAGGACGCCGAACAATTCGATGTTCTGGAGGCCACCGCTCTTACCCTGAAGCTGGCCAGCGGTATTGTGCAGTACAGACCTCAGCGACAAGCCGTGCTAGTTTCCAGCACCAGTTGGACGCCGGACGAGGACTTCGGTATACTCCTTAAGGCTTTGCAAGCTTACGAGGAGACTGCGCAAGCGGAGCCGTTGATTTATCCTTCCCTGCTGTGCATCATCACCGGAAAGGGGCCACAAAAGGAGCACTATGTGGCGGAGATCGAGAAGCTGCAATGGCAGAAGGTGTCGGTAATCACGCCCTGGCTGGAGATCGAGGACTACCCCACTGTTCTGGCCAGCGCCGACCTGGGCGTGTGCCTGCACTGGAGCACCAGTGGGCTGGACCTGCCCATGAAGGTGGTCGACATGTTCGGCAGCGGGCTGCCTGTCTGCGCTTACGATTTCAAGTGGTAAATAACCCTGCCATCTCTTggctttattattatttcataCTAACTACTACAAATGACTTTTTAGCCTTGATGAGCTGGTGAAGCACGGCGAGAATGGCTTCGTGTTTGGCGACCATGTTCAGCTGGCCGAGCAGCTGAGGATATGGTTCGAGAATTTTCCAAAGAATCCCAGCATCCAGGAGACTAGAGCTAGTTTTCAGCGCAAAATCCATGAGTTCCAGGAGCTGCGATGGCGGGAGAGTTGGCTCCAGATCGCGGCACCCGTACTGGAGGCATTTCTGTAGAGCATTTTGACAAAGATTTGACAATTACACGTTATGAGAGACTTTCTTTGATTGCTAATCGCTTTTCCTAGGTTAGTTACTATAAATTCTTTACACAAAAGGGCTTAAAACTTGCTTATGCAGATTATACAAGatgcttattttatttttataatcgTAGACAAAAGATAAAAACAATTGCTTACAAGAAAggtatatttacatatatacaaatacttaccaaaaatatattttcttttataaagCGTGATTTCTTAGGAAAAAaatctttttaattaaaaaagaaaatggaaaGGTGACGGTGccgatttttttatttgaaagGCCACCAACATCGATAGTCTGAAATAAACATCGATGTAtcggaaaataataaaaaaatcgATGTTTGGACAGCTCTAGTTGCGGACGACGGTCACACTGCAAAACCAAACCGGCTGCgcaaaaattacaataatttgtaattaaaattaatcaattttatttaatttcgtAACAATGAGCAGCGAGTGTCGGATCTGCGGCGAGCGGATATTCACGCCGCACCCAAAGAACATCTTCGAGAAGCGCAATCATCGCATTCGGATGGCCATCGAGCAAATCACGGGCTTAGAGGTGGCGTCCGTTTTATTTGTTGTCCGGAATTATTCATAATCCATGCATTTCCAGATCGTTTTGGAGAAGATGCTGCCCCAGCACATATGCGCGTGTTGTCTCCTGGACCTGTCCCAAGCCGTAGCCTTCAGGCAGCGATGCCTGGATACGCACGCAAATCTCCACCAGAGGAACTCCTCGAAGACGGGTGTCGCCTCAAAAGGCTCCCCGGAGGTTTTGCCAGTGCATAGTGATCCGCTGCTGAAACGGGAGGTGCTGGATGACACCGAGGACGATAAGGAGCTACTGGACGATGATAAGGAGTTATTGGATGAAGATAAGGATTTCTTGGAGGACGAAAAGCCGATTTTAAGATTTCCTCCGCCCAAAAAAATCAGGCTTGAGACCCAAAATTTATCGAACAGCCAGTCTCCACGAGTCAGGGTCAAGCGCCTTCGTGTGCCGGTGGTCGAGAAGGCAGATAGTCCACCGCCACCTCCGCGGGAGCTCGTCCGAAAGCCCAGAAAGCGGCGACCGAAACCCAAGGTCGATCGCTCGATAAAGCGATACGTGTGCGACCAGTGCGGTTGGTCGTTCAACGATCACAGCAACATGAAGGATCACAAGCTGCGGCACTTCGAGGAGAAGTTTTCGTGCGACGAGTGCGGCCGCAAGTTCTACACCATGCCACTGCTCCGATTGCACATTCGAGTCCATCACAAGGGCGAGAAACCGTACGTCTGCAAGTTCTGCGGTATGGGATTCGCCAATAGTCCCAGCCGCTGTCGTCATGAACGGTGAGTGCTGGCCTAATCATCACTAGTCCTTATCTATATAAACCTTAAAAACCTTGACAGTCAAATGCATGCCAACGAACTGGTCCACCCGTGCAAAATATGCGGCAAACGATTTAACAGCGAAAAGGGAAGGCAGAAGCACGAGGAGGGGCACAAGAGTGACCAACCGGATGTCCACATGTAAGAATCGTTAAAAAATACATATCAATAGATGTACAAACGCTCATTCTCTCACAGCTGCCTCACCTGCAACAAGGAGTTCAAGGAGGCGCAGTTTTTGCATCGGCACTACTCCACAAAGTATCACCGCAAGCGGGTCAACTTGCTGGTGAATGACCCGAAAGAGGAATTCCAGTCAGAAGGTGATCCGGCGGAGAGTCCAGGATATATGGAAGAGGGTCAGGCAGAAATGGAGGATAGCCAGGCTGAACTGGATGTAATACTAGAGAACATAGAGGAGGAGCAATATGAGGACCACGAGGAACTTCAGGATGTGGACGCGGATTTTGAGGACTTCGAGTACGATGAAGCCTTGGCGGAGGGAGAGGAGCTGTACACCTAACTTTAAGCCCAAACAAAAATTCGATTCTGTTGGCGCCACAAACTCGCCAATGCCAGGGATGCAGACTATTTGACTTTTTCGGTGGTTCAGAGAACTCCTTTGAACCACCAACCGTACGATTAGCACCAGCGTGGAAGGAATTCCACGTCGGTCTTGGATTTCAATttgttataaaatatattttattctaATTACACTGCGcgatttttttaataaaaattatatggAACCAATTTTAAAAACGGTAGAAATAAGCCGAACGTGTGTTTTAGCTTGAACCTTTCTTTTTGGGAAAATTTAAACTTTCGCttataatatatacattttaaactaaaaaaaactttttcggTGTTGTGTCCCTGGTTTCTAGAAAACGAGAACAGTTAGTTTTCACTTATCTGGTAACGCCATGAAACAGCTAATTTTGCCGCTTAAGGAGTAAACAGAAATTCTTGCATTGCGTACGCTCTTTTaccgtttttttttctataatTGACAACATAAACAGTTAAACTACAGCTGATTGTTTTGGGAATTCAACCGGGATAAATGATAAATGCTTGAAATGGAAAAGCCTTCGCAATGCCATTTGTGTGCCTCGTGTTTCCGACGCCTGAATCCCACGATTATTTTTAGCCTGGAAATTCTGGCCAAGATCAAGGATCTCACTGGAATATGGGTATGTTTATGGCTTTTTTGGCGTCTGAATGGCATAACCCAGTTACTCCATTTACAGTTAGAACAGAATGAACGCCAGCCGCGTCATATTTGTCCATCTTGTCTGAATGACTTGA of Drosophila mauritiana strain mau12 chromosome 3R, ASM438214v1, whole genome shotgun sequence contains these proteins:
- the LOC117143965 gene encoding transcription factor Ouib gives rise to the protein MSSECRICGERIFTPHPKNIFEKRNHRIRMAIEQITGLEIVLEKMLPQHICACCLLDLSQAVAFRQRCLDTHANLHQRNSSKTGVASKGSPEVLPVHSDPLLKREVLDDTEDDKELLDDDKELLDEDKDFLEDEKPILRFPPPKKIRLETQNLSNSQSPRVRVKRLRVPVVEKADSPPPPPRELVRKPRKRRPKPKVDRSIKRYVCDQCGWSFNDHSNMKDHKLRHFEEKFSCDECGRKFYTMPLLRLHIRVHHKGEKPYVCKFCGMGFANSPSRCRHERQMHANELVHPCKICGKRFNSEKGRQKHEEGHKSDQPDVHICLTCNKEFKEAQFLHRHYSTKYHRKRVNLLVNDPKEEFQSEGDPAESPGYMEEGQAEMEDSQAELDVILENIEEEQYEDHEELQDVDADFEDFEYDEALAEGEELYT
- the LOC117143964 gene encoding chitobiosyldiphosphodolichol beta-mannosyltransferase, whose amino-acid sequence is MTEVPPKKRNACVIVLGDIGRSPRMQYHAQSLLEENYHVDMIGYLETRPLEELTQHPRCRIHELTAVPVTNLTPKLRLLFKVFWQTLSLLMALISIGRPSFLLVQNPPGIPTLIVCYLYCAVTRTKLAIDWHNYTYTVLALGMSKGEQSPLIRLVRRLERYFGSKAHTHFCVTRAMQEDLQQNWGIGPVKVLYDRAPAQFHPIDLTHKHELYLKLAKDYPQFQAKDAEQFDVLEATALTLKLASGIVQYRPQRQAVLVSSTSWTPDEDFGILLKALQAYEETAQAEPLIYPSLLCIITGKGPQKEHYVAEIEKLQWQKVSVITPWLEIEDYPTVLASADLGVCLHWSTSGLDLPMKVVDMFGSGLPVCAYDFKCLDELVKHGENGFVFGDHVQLAEQLRIWFENFPKNPSIQETRASFQRKIHEFQELRWRESWLQIAAPVLEAFL